The Deltaproteobacteria bacterium genome segment TGCCGCTGGCCCTCGAAGCAGGCGAGAAGCCCGCCTCGCCCCAGGCGGTGATCGCCGTGCTCCGGCGCGGCGACGGCACGCAGATCTACCTCGTCGACGCGCTCTTCGACTCCGCCTCCGCGAGCGCGCTGCTCGACGCCATCCGCACGGGAACCCGCAGCCGCGGCGCCGCCGGTCTCCTGGCGGCGACCGGCCGGCCGGGTCTGCCGCAGGGCGAGGCGCGGCTGTACCGGCAGGAGCATCACGCGGCGTCCGTCCAGTACGGAGACGCCCTGCTGCTCAAGTTCTACCGCCGCCTCGGTGAAGGAATGAGCCCGGAGCTGGAGATCTGCCGCGCCCTCACCGAGCGCGCGCCAAACGCGCCCGTGGCCCCGCTCTGGGGATCGCTGGAGCTCCGTCCGCGCCGGGGCGAGCCGATCACCATCGCGACGCTGCACGGCTGGGTGCAGAATCAGGGCTCCGCCTGGCACTTCTTCCGCGAGGAGCTGCGGCGGTACTTCGAGCGCGTCCTCGCCACCAGCCGCGAGCTGAAGCCGCCGCCGCGACCGGCGGGATCCATGGTCGATCTGGCCGAAGGCGAGGTGCCGCCGGCGGCCAGGGAGATGCTCGGGAGCTCGCTGGCGGCGGCGCGACTCCTCGGCAAGCGGACGGCGGAGCTGCACGCGGCGCTGCTCTCCCCGGACGACGCCGCGTTCTCGCCCGAACCCTACAGCGCTCTCGACCAGCGCTCGGTCTACCAGACCAAGCGCAACCTGACGGGCAAGGTGCTGCGGCAGCTTCGCTCCGCGCGGCTCCAAGGCCGCCCCGCCGAGCTGGCCCAGCAGCTCCTCGCGCGCGAGCGCGATCTCTACGCCAGCTTCGAGCCGCTGTTGCGCGGCCGGCTCACCGCCCAGCGCGGCCGGATCCACGGCGAGTACCATCTCGGCAACGTGCTGTGGACCGGCAAGGACTTCGTGATCGTCGACTTCGGGCAGAATCCGGAGAAGCCGCTGCCGGAACGGCGCCGCAAACGGAGCGGCCTGCGCGACGTCGCCTCGATGCTCCGTTCCTTCGACCTCGCCGCGACGATCGCGCTGCGCGATACCGCGACGGTCCGCGAGAGCGAGCGCGGCGCCGCCGAGCCGTGGGCAAAGCTGTGGTCCACCTGGGCGCCGGCAGCATTCCTCGCCGCGTGGCTCGAGGGAGCGAAGGGCTCGCCCTTCCTGCCACAGACGCGCGAGGAGCTCGAGATGCTGCTCCACACCCACGTCATCGAGAAGGCGCTCGACGAGCTCGGCATCGAGCTGGGGCGCCGCGACGACTGGGCGCTGGCTGCGCTGCGCGCGGTGCTCGAGCTACTGGGCTGAAGCGACGCGCCCGCCGCGGCACGAGATCGTGCCGAGGTTCACCGAAGCGCCGGCGTCGTTCGGAACCGTCAGCGCGAACCTGCAGGTTCCCTCGCGGAACTCCACTTCGGCCGCGTGCGCTCCGGCGCCGAGATTTCCGAACCAGAATTGCCCTTCGGCGCCGAGCGGGCTCTTCAGCCGCGCGTCCAGCGTCAGCTCGCCGAACGCCGGCACCGTGGTTCGCCCGTCCAGCTCCACCCGGATCAGCCCCTTCACGCTGGTCACGCGCTGCACGTCGAAGGACACCAGCGCGCCGCCGCGGGCAGTGGTGGCGACGACCTTCTCGATGGCGCCGATCTGGTAGTCGATGGGAATGTCGGCGTCGCCGATCCGCAGGCGGTTGCCGTAGTAGGGCTGCAAGGCGGGGATGAGGAGGTTTCCGCCGCCGTCGGTCCGGCCGATCTCCTGGTTGTTGAGGAAGCCTCGGACTCCCTCGAGCCCCGGAACCTGGATCAGCGCGAAGCCTTCCTGGACGGGTCGGCTCGCCATCCAGTTGCCGCCCACCAGGACCAGTGAGCCCGCCGCGGTCGCCGTCGCCCCGTCGCCCCCACCGATCCGATCGTAGGAGGCCACATAGCTGCCGTACGGCCCCTGGTATTGGACCTGGCCGAGGCCGGAGGTCGGCTGATCGCGATCGAACGTGGAGCGGAGCTGATAGCCCCAGCCCTCTCCGAGCGGCAGCGACTTCTGCACGCCTGCGGTCGCCGTTCCCGCGTGGCTTCCGGCGCTGCCACCGAGATCTCCGGTGGTGCTGCTCCCGAAGCTGTACATCAAGGTGGCGAATGCGAGCCATTCCGGCCCCACGCCGGGGCTGCGCAAACGCGATACGCTCAGCGAGAGCGAGAGCGTGTTCGAAATGTGGACGTCGCTGCGAACGGTGAGCGCGGACGACAGGCCCGTGTCCCGCATCGAATTGAGCTGTCCTTCGAGGACCACGTTGACGCGCGGGAGCAGGGGCGCGCCGACCGCCCCGCGAAGCTGCAGCAGCGGTCGATCGGCGGCGGCGGGAGTGGCCAGGTTGGAGTAGCCCGGCGTCATGCCCCGCACCGAGGCGCCCACGGAGAGACGGCGCGTGAAGACGGTGTAGGACAGCGCTCCCGCGGCGCCGGTCGTCGCTCCGTCCGCGCTGGCGGCAGCATCCAGGTCGAGCTCTCCCACGGGAAGCGCCAGCGCGAACGTCGGACCGCCGCTCGCCAGGAGCGAGGTCCCATCGCTGCGCTGGAGAGCGGACTCGAAGCGGTACCCGAGGGTGATCTTGTCGCCGATGCCGAAGCGATGCCGCGCCAGCAGCTCGGGAGGACCGTAGTGAAGCGATTCCTCTCCGAATCCGATCCGGCGGAATCCGAGGTGGTAGCCATACTCGCTGATGCCGTCGGCGAGAACGCCCGACGCCGAGTAGTACGGCGAGGCGAATTCCTGCGTGCGCCCGAAGGCGTCGCGCACGACATAGCTGACCTGTCCGACCCCACTGCCCACCGGCAGGTTGCGCACCTCGAACGGACCGGGCGCGATCTGCTGCTGCCGCAGGAGGACGCCATTCATGTACACGTCGAGCGTCGAGGGAGTGAGGATGGCGCCGGACAGCTTCGGCAGCGGCTGGCGGACGAAATAGGGATCCAGCGAGAACTCGCGGGTGACGCTGATGCCACTGAGCTGGGCAGTGCCGCCGAGCTCCGAGGAG includes the following:
- a CDS encoding alpha-amylase, which codes for DGTNCENLPETHGFLKKLRAHVDERFKNRLLLAEANQWPEEAAAYYGDGDECHMNFHFPIMPRIFMSIHMEDRLPIADILAQTPQIPANCQWALFLRNHDELTLEMVTDEERDYMYRAFAHEPTMRINLGIRRRLAPLVGNDRRQVELMNALLMCLPGTPVLYYGDEIGMGDNVFLGDRNGVRTPMQWSPDRNAGFSRANPQRLILPIIIDPEYHYESLNVEAQQGNPNSLLWWTKRLIALRKRFQAFGRGSIEFLSPENPKVLAFIRHFEEETVLVVANLSRFTQYVELDLRHFKGRVPIELIGKTRFPPIGELPYLLTLGEHAFYWFSVEEPRTAAMDAREASYHPPALEVASGWEGTFTGGERSALEMVLPGWLEGRRWFRGRHKDISQARIADVIALDSIRLALVQVEFSHGEPEQYVLPLALEAGEKPASPQAVIAVLRRGDGTQIYLVDALFDSASASALLDAIRTGTRSRGAAGLLAATGRPGLPQGEARLYRQEHHAASVQYGDALLLKFYRRLGEGMSPELEICRALTERAPNAPVAPLWGSLELRPRRGEPITIATLHGWVQNQGSAWHFFREELRRYFERVLATSRELKPPPRPAGSMVDLAEGEVPPAAREMLGSSLAAARLLGKRTAELHAALLSPDDAAFSPEPYSALDQRSVYQTKRNLTGKVLRQLRSARLQGRPAELAQQLLARERDLYASFEPLLRGRLTAQRGRIHGEYHLGNVLWTGKDFVIVDFGQNPEKPLPERRRKRSGLRDVASMLRSFDLAATIALRDTATVRESERGAAEPWAKLWSTWAPAAFLAAWLEGAKGSPFLPQTREELEMLLHTHVIEKALDELGIELGRRDDWALAALRAVLELLG
- a CDS encoding fimbrial biogenesis outer membrane usher protein codes for the protein MRSSQWMTSRRAASADCGAPASCTTAASTFRCGRWLRRSSFASIRRRWRSGLSRSRGCWRDTSAFLNYSVTADGHGTLSGAGEVGASFRGNLGFTGFSVLPDHSVVRGLSYFLVDDPGEMRRVQVGDAIGLSSELGGTAQLSGISVTREFSLDPYFVRQPLPKLSGAILTPSTLDVYMNGVLLRQQQIAPGPFEVRNLPVGSGVGQVSYVVRDAFGRTQEFASPYYSASGVLADGISEYGYHLGFRRIGFGEESLHYGPPELLARHRFGIGDKITLGYRFESALQRSDGTSLLASGGPTFALALPVGELDLDAAASADGATTGAAGALSYTVFTRRLSVGASVRGMTPGYSNLATPAAADRPLLQLRGAVGAPLLPRVNVVLEGQLNSMRDTGLSSALTVRSDVHISNTLSLSLSVSRLRSPGVGPEWLAFATLMYSFGSSTTGDLGGSAGSHAGTATAGVQKSLPLGEGWGYQLRSTFDRDQPTSGLGQVQYQGPYGSYVASYDRIGGGDGATATAAGSLVLVGGNWMASRPVQEGFALIQVPGLEGVRGFLNNQEIGRTDGGGNLLIPALQPYYGNRLRIGDADIPIDYQIGAIEKVVATTARGGALVSFDVQRVTSVKGLIRVELDGRTTVPAFGELTLDARLKSPLGAEGQFWFGNLGAGAHAAEVEFREGTCRFALTVPNDAGASVNLGTISCRGGRVASAQ